The following proteins are encoded in a genomic region of Peromyscus maniculatus bairdii isolate BWxNUB_F1_BW_parent chromosome 12, HU_Pman_BW_mat_3.1, whole genome shotgun sequence:
- the LOC102927843 gene encoding immunoglobulin omega chain-like: protein MAWTSVLLMLVAHLTGCGPQPTLYQPPSASSSLGTTIRLSCALSSNYNINIYSIYWYQQHPGHPPRFLLRYFSRSDKHQGPKIPPRFSGSKDVARNLGYLWISELQPEDEAMYYCAMGLRSQEKENWMERERGGEK from the exons ATGGCCTGGACTTCCGTCCTGCTCATGCTGGTGGCCCACCTGACAG GTTGTGGCCCTCAGCCCACGCTGTATCAGCCACCGTCTGCCTCTTCCTCGCTTGGAACCACCATCCGCCTCTCCTGTGCCCTGAGCAGCAACTATAACATCAACATTTACAGCATCTACTGGTACCAGCAGCATCCAGGCCACCCTCCCAGGTTCCTGCTGAGATATTTCTCACGCTCAGACAAGCACCAGGGTCCCAAGATACCCCCTCGCTTCTCCGGATCCAAAGATGTGGCCAGGAACCTGGGGTATCTGTGGATCTCTGAACTGCAGCCTGAGGACGAGGCTATGTATTATTGTGCCATGGGGCTCCGGAGCCAGGAAAAGGAGAactggatggagagggagagaggaggagaaaagtag